The Calliopsis andreniformis isolate RMS-2024a chromosome 7, iyCalAndr_principal, whole genome shotgun sequence region GTTGATACCGTTCTCCAAGAGTCGATCAGTGACCCTGACCTCCCTCTCTCCATCCACGTCCCCGTCCTCTTCATCCTCTTGGTtcctctcctcctcctcctcctcctcttccaCGTTCCTCGCGCGTTTCGCCTTGATCAAACCGGGGCCATCCTTGCTCTGCTTCCCGTCGACGGCGTCGATCACCTTATTACGCAGAATGTCCAGCAGCTTCTCCAGTCTGACAAATGACGGTTTTGGTGACGTTACATGGGGTTCGGGACCAGCCTATCCTGACCCGCTAGTCGGCCCAAGCATATCTCTGTAATACTGTCTTTAGAAGCGGCAAAAGCAACAGTACCAGCTGAAAGCCATGCTGCCAGCTAGAAGAACAGAAAGAACAGCCCTGCGTCGGTTTCCCTGACCCAGCGGGTTGTCTTGCGAGGGAGAGGACCAGGGGGTGGTAGAAGGGAGGAAGGAGTCTTGATAAATCGCCGAGAACTGTCGACACGAGTTTcgagtttcattttttttttttttaattttggttTCTGTCCTGTGATTCTTATTTTTAGTAATTACCAATTTCATAGGATTCCCTGGAAGATCCTAGGGGGAATAAAATTGCCTGGATAGGGGGCGTGTAAATATGCAAAGGGTGGCTCCGAAAGAGTAAATTAATATATTTGTTCGTTTATTAAATAActgtacagaagattgaggaacagTTTTGGGAGAGTTTCAGTCGTTCTGAGTACATACAATattacgacggaaagtctgtgcTGCTCGTCATTTCCGGTTCTCGATAATTGAATCGAGCTTGTGTTACAAGCTTGCTAGGGGAGCTTTCTTTTTTCAGTTACAATAATCTCTCGATCGTGGTCATCCTCGACGATTTACAAGTGGATAAAAATTAAAGTCTTAAAGAACACAAAAAGAGATTCGTATAATTAAAATTGAGTAAAAAAACAGCAGAACTTTTGAACTGGCATTCTCTGAGTTGATTACAAAATATCAGTCGTGGTTCTTGCTTTGATTCTAAATCTAAAAGCGCATCTCTTTCGACAATAAAATCAAAAATTCTTAAGCTTATTCGAAAACACTCTCTTTAACTAGATTAAAAAATAAGTTATAAATTTGTTCGAATTGATCAGTCGTTCATgctttttaatttcatttttagtctaaaaatatatacaaaaatatatttcaaaatttgtctaataataagtaaaatattaacaattgatgatattaaaaATTGTTCTAACTGTTGAAGAACTGAGCCAGTCGAAAAGTTCAACGACTCGTCTCTtcagtaattttattgtaaattAAAATCTAAATTAAAACGATTAAAAAACGATGCACGGTTACGCAACATGGGCTTAAAAATACATTGAAATACAGAGGGATACACGGAAACTGGACGCATGCTTACAAGCTGCGAAGCCATGCCAACAATAAACAAGAAAACCATTTTGCACTACTTAGATAAACAATTGTACACACTTGCAAACTTCGTGCTACAGTTGAAGCAAAATCAAGTGGCCCACAGGCCACGCCCTCTATCATTTACTTTCTCTACgagtcttgtatttttattggtgtaattaaaattaattttaaatgaaattaaagtgGTTCAAGGTATAGACCTCGAGGTCCACTTCATTTTGCTTCAACTCTAAAACTATATAATTACAAATCTATAGTGAAAATGTAAGAAGCTGTGAGGAGGAAAATCTCTGGCAAAGCTTCTTCTATTTCCACTTTGGATATATGTACATTATAGGAATGTACACTGCAAAGCAAAAGAAGAGTGTAGAGTCTGAATGAAGAAACTAATTTACAGAAAAAGTAGTCGTAAAAATGCAAACTCTTCTCCTACTTTAAGTGCGAGTAGCAAAGGCTGAGGGAAAAGAGCAGCTTTGATAAACGGTTCGTGATTTGGTTCACCCTGTATCAGCTTTCAACTAGTAGCTAAGAgagaattcaataaatatggcaCAAAACTTGTTAATCTATTTTACCTaatcaaaatatttaaaatactgaGTGATTCAAAAAGAGTGTCAAAATCAAACactgtatttaaaaaataaaaaactctGATTTTTTTCTCACCTACAAACTGATCCAAAAACAGTTTTAGGCCTAGTAAATCTTCTTTTAGTTCCATCTCAAATCTTCTACAGGACTTTTCATTGAAAAAGATACTAACTGTATTTAGGAACTAAGAGGAAGGTCTCAATCTTCACAAAGCTGGATCCATGTTAAACTACAGAGTGATTCAAAAGCAGCTCCAGCTAAATCCTCACTTTTCAGTATCCAAGGAGAAAGATCTGCAAGCTCCCTCTACTATGCTACTACGTTTTTCAATCACAGTGCCAGGATGAACCAACCCAAGAACCCTTCACAAGACCATTGAACAGTGTTCCTTAGAACAGAAGCGTATCGATGATGAAACAACGATAGACCTACGTGCTATTCGACATGTACATAGTAGTAGCCTCTAGCAAGCCCTTGAAGCCCCCCTTGCGATACGGCGCCGAGTGGATTGCGTTTTGATCGGGGCCCCGCGCGTACGTAGCCTAAATGTAGGCGGTGGTGTAGGTGGCGCGTGAGGGTGCTGTCAGGACTCTGGAGGTCAGGATTCCCGTCGAGCAGAGATCTTTCGGCACGAAGGAGCCACCACCGACTACGGTCACTTCCGGGATCTCGGTGATGGCTCGGCTGGCCTCATCAACGAGTCGATCCTCGTCGCTCACCGTTCTCTGGCCCTCTTTTGCCTCACTCTCGGACACCTCGGTGACCCTCCGCGAACCCTTCTTCTTCTTCGACCTCCTGGACCCCCTCTGACCTCGGGGAGTCTCCTCAGAAGAAACCGAACTCCTCGACTGGCTCCTAAAGATCCTCATCCTGTCAGAGACACTGGACGATATAGTCTCCTCCCCCAGGTGGCTGTGACTGGAGTCCACCTTGTCCACACtggtgtcctctgtcctcagctgGAGGCTTTCAGATCTTGGCTGCAGGCTCTCAGACCTAGACTGAAGGCTCTCAGCTTCTTCCTCCTGTCTAGTGTCCTGCTTTGCTTCGAAAGGAGTTTCTGAAGAGGTCAAGCTAGAGGTCTCCTCCAGGGTTGCATCCTCAGACTCCAGTTCACTGGTTGTGACGATGGCCAGCTGAGTGCTGGACACTGGGGCCTTCTCATCCGTGGTCCAGGAGTCCATAACTGAAGTGGGACTACAGTCAGCTTTGGAGTCACCTCTGCAGTCAACTCTGGAGTCACCTCTACAGTCAGCTCTGAAGTCACCTCTACAGTTAGCTCTACAGTCAGCTCTGGAGTCACTTCTGGAGTCGCTTCTTGAGTCACTTTTGGAGTCAGCTCTGAAGTCAGCTTTGACATCAGCTCTGGAGTCAGTCCTCGACTTCTCAGCGGCGAATTGTTGGGCCAGGTCCACGGGTCGTGGGCGCAGTAAGGTGGCGAAGCTCTGTGGGCCggagggggttgaggattctgggatCAGGCTACAGGTGTCGGAGAGAGCGGTACGCACGGGGGTGCTGGTTACGTAGGCTGTTTCGAAAGTAACAGGCGTGACTGATCTTGCGTTTACGCACTTTGCCACGTGACTCTCGGCCAGGGTCTTCGACGCCCTCGCCTCCTGGAGCTCCCGTCGCAGCGCCAGCGTCTCCTCCTCAAATGCCGCGATCTCGCGACCCTCGTTGCTAAGTGCCACAATACAATGTTCACCGTTTATAGAATGCTGAGGGCGACAGTATTCGGAGGACGAGGGGCAAATGGGGATAATTAATACATGGGGTGGCCTAGTGTTTCATGAACGAAGGTCGATAATGTGCTTTACAGAGCAGAGCTCTGCTGGGATGTTCTCCAGCTCGCGGAGGGTGGGAGGGTGGCTGGGACCACCATGGGGGATGAACTGTTTTGGGGGACAGAAGCAAGAATACGGAGGCTGTTAGGGCTGGGTTACTCTTGCGGAAAGAATAGGAGAAGTTGAAAGTAGGAGGCTTTAGTAGACGCTATAGGCTCCTCGGTGTGAGCTTATATTGAAAGAGTATTTTATGAAGATGATTTCTATAGTGGTGTCTCACTTTGAAGTTACTGGAGATTAGATCAAGAACATGACCCTCGTTATAAGCTCAGTCTCGTCGAACTGTAGAGAGCCTATAGCGAGAGAGAATGGTGAGAAGAGTAAACTGCACTGTAGAGGCTACGTAGCGCCTTGGTGAGTGAATTAAATTTTCTTAGAGGAAGAAAGATCGAAATAAAGAAGTTAGAGAAATAGAtaggaaagatgcaacagcattaATAATATGAATTAAGCTATCCATTAATTATTTTCCTGTAGAATAAACTCTTTAATCTCTTTTCTAACTAAAGAAGAATTTTGTTTAATTTCCAATGACTTCTTAAACAACTACTAAAAATAaatactatatttattattggAAAAAAGTGATTAGTTTAGCAGAAAGTAGGAAACAGAGGGTAAGAAGTAGTACAGTTGTAAAAGAGttaatatttatacaaattcaGTATTTCTTCAAAAAAGtacccataaaaatcattacaAAAATGGAAGTATATTACAACAGTAGAATCTTCAATTTATAAAtcttgtataaaaaaaataaatacttgGGCTAAAAATACTCTGATCAAACCCACCCTCCAAATCATTTACAAAATACAAATGCTTTAAAGAATTTAAACGTGTCACAAACGCTTAAAAATCGACAATAATTTGTGACGATACAAACTCACTATGAACTCTACTGTGCTCGGTGCAGAAGTTTTTACAGCACCAAATCACAAGTGAAATAGCAACCAAAACGTGTACTTAATGGACAGAAGGAAGTACCCCGAGTACCTAAGTTCGTCGCTAGCAAACCAGCCAAATCAAACTATAAAGTACTCACTTTGCGCTAAGTTTCAGCATAGACACTTCCTCCTCCAGTTTCGCGATACGCCTATCACTTGCTTCTTTCTCCTCCAATAGGTTCATAATTTGACTCTGAAACAATTCAATTGAAGTAACAATCAGTGAACAATAAACTTCGCTCTTTTTTATCAGAGTTTGAGTCTCCTGCTGTTGGAGGAAAATGAGGATAAAGATAAAAGATAAGGGAGACAATAATACCCAGGCGTAGATAAGATGGCATAGCTGGTTTTGAAAGAAATCAAACAATTTACATAGTAACATGCAATTTTTCTTCCACAGATAAGGATTTACAAGCTTGGCGTGCTGTTTGAAGCCTTTCATATCATTTCATgaagaaatctcatggttcagctTAGGGAATCATGAACCAAGTGCTCTCGATACAAGTTAATTGTATCAAAATGGATAACAGAGAGGATTTTTTGCATGCAGTATTTTCTATAGAATAGGAATATTCAGTAACAGAGGTATAATCATAGAGATAATACCTACAGATATAATAAAGAAGCTTCATACATAAACAGAGTTATTATTTCAGCTCTGCGATACTATGTAAAACTGGTGGCCAACAATAGGTATCTAGAAGAACTTCGAAGCCCTGAGAAGAGTTCTAACCATTATTCCTACATAATTCTCAGCAATAAATATATCACAGTAACCGTTTGCTAAAATCTCCCTACAATGTCCCTCCATTTCCTCTTACTTGAGATTTAcccaaaaataaaaagaagacaTGGAAAACCCTATCCCAGAAGCTCTGCTCTGAGTCCACTGAGAGACATGAGTTCTCTTGGCGAGATGTTATTGAGTCTCATTGGGTGTCGTGGAGAAACAATTTACATGCACGAAAGTGGAAGGTCCCAGAGGTTCAATTACGAGATTGGCAAGTATGGCGTGGACGGCCATCGCTTCCACTGATGAGGCTAATGGATGGTTGAAACCCGAGAAGACTGGGTGAAAGAGGGAAAGGAGGAAGGAGGCCAAGGGAGAGGCCGTGACAGCCGCTAAGTGCCTCATCCTTCACCCTTCCTCGTCCCTTGGCCCCACCTCCGTCTACCTTCCCTTCGTCGCTTTAGGTAAGTGCCACCCCCATGTGAAACCTAATCATTTTTACCCAGCGTCACGGATATTTCGTATTACGTCTACATTAGGTTCTCCGGTGTCAGGACAGTTCCATCGTGACTCTGACCCTTAGAGGAGCCTGACTCCCCCTAATAATAGTGGGGAGTCGATTTTGGTCGACTTAGGAAATTGAGCGTTGCAATTGGCCTACTTAGCCTCTGCTTCTTCTGGAATTAGTCTTAGTTTAGGACTACGAGACAGTGTCAATTAAAAAGTATTGATGTTGGCTTACTTGGTCCTAGTGATAACTAATACCTGATAGGTACTTATACAATTAGTTATCTTTCCCTCCGTTTTAGCGAGGAATTAAATGCTGAACTAGAaaacttaattaattaattacagtGAGAAGCAAGATGAAGGGAGGTCAGATGAGAAATCAGTGATCACTGAATTAGTCTACTTTGCAGGCAGACCTTCTTCTATACAACTATTCTAACTATTTCTCTACAGATAAGGATCACTTCTGGGAAAGTGCATAATCAATTGACAAATCGATCTTCTAATTAGCTTACTTTGCTACTATGTACTTCTGCTTATCTCTACttaatgaataaataattaaGTTCATTAGACAATTGGAAGGTACAGAACGTGAACAAGTAGGTAATTCCTTAATGAATAACTCATTAATCAAGTTTGATGAGAAATAACAGAACTGTAACAATTGTTCCAGCTAAGAATATGGAAGAAGTGTCAAGAATTTTCTCCTGAACAATAGAAAGGTAGACAAATGGTGAGATTCCTGATTTAAATCCTATTGTGAGATACCATTATCATATATAGTATCATGAGAGAATATTATTCAATACAGAGGTaacagaaattacaaaaaatcgaCGTTCAATAGAATCTAAagagaaacctcagtcctcattaatgAAAATTTGCGCGCAGATGATAATCGAGGGGAAGAAATTGTAAAATAGAGTCGAGAGAGGGGAGCCAGAGATCACCTGGCCGTCCTAATCAAACAGAACGTACGAATGCTACGCAAACAATATGCCCATGACCACATAGTGGAAATGCCGAAAGCGTCGGCTGTACCCTAACTACAAAGTCGAGAGAGAATCCTCGGCTTTGTTTTCAATTCCCACGTTTTCTACATTCTGACTCGAACCTCTGTTCTTCCTTGGAACTTCCTACCTCTGACGAAGTGATCACTTAGCTTGTATGATAtgcaatttaaaatatttatgcaAAATCATATGATAGGTTGCATAAGGATGAGTTAGTTCACAGAAATGGAATGAGTGTGCAATAAAATTTACGATTTTCGCCCACAAAGGCTTGTTTACGTCCCATTACAATAGAAAATGCGATAGGCAATTGTGAGTCAGTGTTTTGAATGAGCTGTATGAGTCACCTCCCTGAAATTTGGGTTCCAATGGCAGTGCTTTCAGTTTACTGCATTTGGAATGAATCAACGCTGCCGCTAACACTGCGATATAGATAAAAATAGTTAAAGCATAAATACATACGTTCAGATTGACTATTTCCAATGATTTTTGATTCAGCTTTTCCTCCACCATAGATTTAACTTTTGCAACTAGTCCCTCTTCACACGTTTTATTAGCTTGCCTGATTTCTCGAATAAGATCTGAAATAATAAAATCAGTTTCAGCAAAGaatgcaattctcaatacaaactAAATTCTAAACTAAATATAACAAACTAATCTAACTTGTTTTACAAATATTTACCTGATAACATTCCTGGTTGATAATCTGAAGAGCTGCTATATTTACACTGTGCTAACTTTGCCTTCATGCTAC contains the following coding sequences:
- the LOC143181793 gene encoding uncharacterized protein LOC143181793; the protein is MDSWTTDEKAPVSSTQLAIVTTSELESEDATLEETSSLTSSETPFEAKQDTRQEEEAESLQSRSESLQPRSESLQLRTEDTSVDKVDSSHSHLGEETISSSVSDRMRIFRSQSRSSVSSEETPRGQRGSRRSKKKKGSRRVTEVSESEAKEGQRTVSDEDRLVDEASRAITEIPEVTVVGGGSFVPKDLCSTGILTSRVLTAPSRATYTTAYI